A stretch of the Nakaseomyces glabratus chromosome L, complete sequence genome encodes the following:
- the MRPS17 gene encoding mitochondrial 37S ribosomal protein uS17m (CAGL0L00451g~Ortholog(s) have structural constituent of ribosome activity and mitochondrial small ribosomal subunit localization) translates to MARQNFIGLVVSQGKMQKTVKVRVERKVFDKRINKELMKRKDFLVHDEGEITREGDLVRIEATRPLSKWKSFAIAEIIRNKGQQFALFESQAKDDVLKEEMQKTKEFLERREARLGHTDSQLLKDVKFLQSYFGKVNSEGGNEAQANELKQELEKIKQRYGVQEFTPNTVKQLIKLDIQGVEEDLIEQKSKIDAMQGKLNDLLQEPSKCIEYLKQRGVESPELLQKNIMKNLVRKHVLKEL, encoded by the coding sequence ATGGCAAGACAGAATTTCATTGGTTTGGTGGTGTCTCAAGGGAAGATGCAAAAGACGGTCAAAGTCAGAGTGGAGAGGAAAGTGTTTGACAAGAGAATTAATAAAgaattgatgaaaagaaaggatTTCCTTGTCCACGATGAAGGTGAAATCACTCGTGAAGGTGACTTGGTCCGTATAGAGGCTACCAGACCTTTATCTAAATGGAAGTCTTTTGCCATTGCAGAGATTATCAGAAACAAAGGTCAACAATTTGCTCTTTTTGAATCACAAGCCAAGGATGACGTCTTAAAAGAGGAAATgcaaaaaacaaaagagtTCTTGGAGAGAAGAGAAGCCAGACTAGGCCACACGGATAGCCAACTTCTAAAGGATGTCAAGTTTTTACAGTCATATTTTGGGAAAGTCAACAGTGAAGGTGGAAATGAGGCACAAGCAAATGAGTTGAAGCAGGAATTGGAAAAGATAAAGCAAAGATACGGTGTACAAGAGTTCACCCCCAATACAGTTAAGCAACTGATAAAATTAGATATTCAAGGAGTCGAAGAAGACTTAATAGAGCAAAAGTCTAAGATAGATGCCATGCAGGGCAAACTCAACGACCTATTGCAAGAACCTTCAAAATGTATAGAATATCTTAAACAAAGAGGTGTCGAGTCCCCAGAACTATTgcagaaaaatataatgaaaaaccTTGTACGGAAGCACGTCTTAAAGGAACTATAA